A portion of the Thiohalorhabdus denitrificans genome contains these proteins:
- a CDS encoding AIR synthase family protein gives MPGDLPVGKLPPELMARILARAPCEDPRVLQGPGVGLDCAVVEAGASLLVFKADPITFATDRIGEYLVRINANDIATSGAEPRWLLVTLLLPAHRCTAAEAEAIAEQIHAACRAEGIAVIGGHTEVTHGLDRPIAAGALIGEVAREDLVTPRGARPGDRLLLTKGVPIEATCVLASEFPERLRGVLDPEDLERARDFLREPGLDVLRDARIARGAGRVTAMHDPTEGGLATALWELAEASGRGLVVDPEAVPVPELSRRVCDAFAIDPLAAIASGALLLAAAPGDSPAIIGALRAAGIDCREIGEVGEGPAGVRRPDGSPLARPERDEIGRVFEG, from the coding sequence ATGCCCGGCGATCTTCCGGTCGGCAAGCTGCCCCCCGAGCTGATGGCCCGGATCCTCGCCCGGGCGCCGTGCGAGGATCCCCGGGTGCTTCAGGGCCCCGGGGTGGGGCTGGACTGTGCCGTTGTGGAGGCGGGGGCGTCCCTGCTGGTCTTCAAGGCGGACCCCATCACCTTCGCCACCGACCGGATCGGCGAGTACCTCGTCCGCATCAACGCCAACGATATCGCCACCAGCGGCGCCGAACCCCGCTGGCTCCTGGTGACCCTGCTGCTGCCCGCCCACCGGTGCACTGCCGCCGAGGCCGAGGCCATCGCCGAGCAGATCCACGCCGCCTGCCGGGCGGAAGGCATCGCCGTCATCGGCGGGCACACCGAGGTGACCCACGGCCTGGACCGTCCCATCGCCGCCGGCGCCCTGATCGGCGAGGTGGCCCGGGAGGACCTGGTGACCCCGCGCGGCGCCCGCCCCGGGGACCGGCTCCTGCTGACCAAGGGCGTGCCCATCGAGGCCACCTGCGTCCTGGCCAGTGAATTCCCGGAGCGGCTCCGGGGGGTGCTCGATCCGGAGGACCTGGAGCGGGCGCGGGACTTCCTGCGCGAGCCCGGCCTGGACGTGCTGCGGGATGCGCGCATCGCGCGCGGGGCCGGGCGGGTCACGGCCATGCACGATCCCACCGAGGGCGGCCTGGCCACGGCCCTGTGGGAGCTGGCCGAGGCCTCCGGCCGGGGGCTGGTGGTGGATCCGGAGGCGGTGCCCGTTCCGGAGCTCTCCCGGCGCGTCTGCGACGCCTTCGCCATCGATCCCCTGGCGGCCATCGCTTCCGGCGCCCTGCTCCTTGCCGCGGCGCCCGGCGACAGCCCGGCGATCATCGGGGCGCTGCGGGCGGCCGGCATCGACTGCCGGGAGATCGGCGAGGTCGGGGAGGGACCGGCCGGCGTCCGCCGGCCGGACGGGAGCCCCCTGGCCCGCCCGGAGCGGGATGAGATCGGCAGGGTCTTCGAGGGCTGA
- a CDS encoding response regulator transcription factor — translation MRQEKDIPTVFVVDDDAGMRDSIRWLLESVNHKVEVYSDAQEFLEGLDPEQPGVVLLDIRMPGVSGLELQEWLRDRGLEIPVIILTGHADVPAAVRAMKGGALDFIEKPYNAQYLIETVQKAIEQDQQRRELGSRREELRRRAARLTTRESQVAKRVVQGYSNKAIARELDLSPKTVEVHRGRVMEKMEAGSTAELVQMLIAAEWTTEEEEA, via the coding sequence ATGCGCCAGGAAAAGGATATACCAACCGTTTTCGTCGTCGACGATGACGCGGGAATGCGGGATTCGATCCGATGGCTGCTGGAGTCCGTGAACCACAAGGTGGAGGTGTACTCGGACGCCCAGGAGTTCCTGGAGGGTCTGGACCCCGAACAGCCCGGCGTGGTCCTGCTGGATATCCGGATGCCCGGGGTGAGCGGCCTGGAGCTGCAGGAATGGCTCCGTGACCGCGGTCTGGAGATCCCCGTGATCATCCTCACCGGCCATGCCGATGTTCCCGCGGCGGTCCGGGCCATGAAGGGCGGGGCCCTGGACTTCATCGAGAAGCCCTACAACGCCCAGTACCTGATCGAGACCGTGCAGAAGGCCATCGAACAGGATCAGCAGCGCCGGGAGCTGGGCAGCCGCCGGGAGGAGCTGCGCCGCCGGGCGGCCCGCCTGACCACGCGGGAGAGCCAAGTGGCCAAGCGCGTGGTGCAGGGCTACTCCAACAAGGCCATCGCCCGCGAGCTGGATCTTAGCCCCAAAACCGTGGAAGTGCATCGGGGCCGGGTCATGGAGAAGATGGAGGCGGGCTCCACCGCCGAGCTCGTCCAGATGCTGATCGCCGCCGAATGGACCACGGAGGAAGAGGAAGCCTGA
- a CDS encoding PAS domain-containing protein — translation MRESLEQTGGLKVPSRIPLHVRRGRRQKDGEEGPFGPDSEPLEEQRADFYESSPVPQIVCHRSGRVYSLNRAARDLLGRSGSSILGRPLQGFLSRPDGRRFETFLEEVLAGEGGAGLEVRLEAEPSRVQEVALEGSPGGPMGDGEGLVLLAARDVTRQRAAEEIRYRGERALRALNATNQAVRWAPDEGTLLQEICHFLVRGAGYTLAWIGEPAGEDGEPIRVLASADLDGCLERIQDPIAWGFLPHGRGPFGRALETGKPAMVANVAMDPQYDLWGEQAAGQRFRSVLAVPLQDERRVHGVLCIYAEEAAAFDAYELNMLCRLADETANAMASFRAREAQHRAERERDRLLELLNATPDAVAIADPLGEILYANPGAFRMAGRSPSCDSGRAFLGDFLAPVAAERLRREGFPQAREAGLWRGEAALRDAEGQDIPVAMVVVAHKDGAGRVERFSVMAHDLSQFKSQQAELERVRRLVSLGELGSVLAHQLNQPLASAMNFAQGSLRRLEEPDEAGNIRFGLEQVVGYVRQAGEIVWGVRHFLRSGEPKARPMSLNSLIQRLTPDHLQGGMEAARLELDLQAELPQVQADPILLQECLSNLVRNAEEAIAARSAQEALEDKGVVTLRTRRYSRELVEVAVEDEGIGLPEDLREDPVQPLFTTKTGGMGLGISICRSIVESHGGRFWAAPNDPEPGTTFHLALPVCQEP, via the coding sequence ATGAGGGAAAGCTTGGAGCAAACGGGTGGGTTGAAGGTGCCGTCGCGGATCCCCCTTCACGTACGACGGGGGCGCCGGCAGAAGGACGGGGAAGAGGGGCCGTTCGGGCCGGACTCGGAGCCCCTGGAAGAACAGCGCGCGGATTTCTACGAGTCCTCCCCCGTTCCCCAGATCGTCTGTCACCGCTCGGGGCGGGTGTACTCCCTGAATCGGGCCGCCCGGGACCTGCTCGGTCGGTCAGGATCCAGCATCCTGGGACGGCCCCTGCAGGGCTTCCTGTCCAGGCCCGATGGGAGAAGGTTCGAGACCTTCCTGGAGGAGGTGCTCGCCGGGGAGGGTGGGGCCGGTCTGGAGGTGCGCCTGGAAGCGGAGCCGAGCCGGGTGCAGGAGGTGGCCCTGGAGGGCTCGCCGGGCGGGCCGATGGGGGACGGCGAGGGCCTGGTGCTGCTCGCGGCGCGCGATGTCACCCGGCAGCGCGCGGCGGAGGAGATCCGCTACCGGGGCGAGCGGGCGCTCCGCGCCCTGAACGCCACCAACCAGGCCGTGCGCTGGGCCCCGGACGAGGGCACTCTGCTCCAGGAGATCTGCCATTTCCTGGTGCGCGGGGCCGGCTACACCCTGGCGTGGATCGGTGAGCCGGCCGGGGAGGACGGGGAGCCCATCCGGGTGCTGGCCTCGGCGGACCTCGATGGCTGCCTGGAGCGGATCCAGGACCCCATCGCCTGGGGTTTCCTCCCCCACGGACGGGGCCCCTTCGGTCGGGCCCTGGAGACGGGCAAGCCCGCCATGGTGGCCAACGTCGCCATGGACCCGCAGTACGACCTCTGGGGAGAGCAGGCGGCCGGTCAGCGCTTCCGCTCGGTGCTGGCCGTGCCCTTGCAGGACGAGCGCCGGGTACACGGTGTGCTGTGCATCTACGCCGAGGAGGCCGCGGCCTTCGACGCCTACGAGCTGAACATGCTCTGCCGCCTGGCGGACGAGACCGCCAACGCCATGGCCTCCTTCCGGGCCCGGGAGGCCCAGCACCGGGCCGAGCGGGAGCGCGACCGGCTGCTGGAGCTTCTGAACGCCACGCCGGACGCCGTGGCCATCGCGGATCCGCTGGGGGAAATCCTGTACGCAAACCCGGGAGCTTTCCGGATGGCGGGGCGGAGCCCGAGCTGCGACTCTGGCAGGGCCTTCCTAGGGGATTTCCTGGCCCCTGTTGCGGCGGAGCGCCTCCGCCGGGAGGGTTTCCCGCAGGCCCGGGAGGCCGGGCTCTGGAGGGGGGAGGCGGCCCTTCGCGACGCCGAGGGGCAAGACATTCCCGTGGCCATGGTGGTGGTGGCGCACAAGGACGGAGCGGGGCGCGTGGAGCGGTTCTCGGTTATGGCCCATGACCTCAGTCAATTCAAGAGCCAGCAGGCGGAGCTGGAGCGCGTTCGCCGGCTGGTGAGCCTGGGGGAGCTGGGCTCGGTGCTCGCCCATCAGCTGAACCAGCCGCTGGCCTCGGCCATGAATTTCGCCCAGGGGTCCCTGCGGCGGCTGGAAGAGCCCGACGAGGCCGGCAATATCCGATTCGGCCTCGAGCAGGTGGTGGGCTACGTGCGCCAGGCCGGGGAGATCGTCTGGGGGGTGCGGCATTTCCTGCGCAGCGGGGAGCCGAAGGCCCGCCCCATGTCGCTTAACTCCCTGATTCAGAGGTTGACACCGGACCATTTGCAGGGCGGGATGGAAGCTGCCCGGCTCGAGCTGGACCTGCAGGCGGAGCTGCCGCAGGTCCAGGCCGATCCCATTCTGCTCCAGGAATGCCTGAGCAACCTGGTCCGGAACGCCGAGGAGGCCATCGCGGCGCGGTCGGCGCAGGAGGCCCTGGAGGACAAGGGCGTAGTCACCCTGCGCACGCGGCGGTATTCCCGGGAGCTGGTGGAGGTGGCGGTGGAGGACGAGGGCATCGGTCTGCCCGAGGATCTGCGCGAGGATCCGGTCCAGCCGCTATTCACCACAAAAACCGGGGGAATGGGTCTGGGGATCTCGATATGCCGGTCCATCGTGGAATCCCACGGGGGCCGGTTCTGGGCGGCGCCGAACGACCCCGAGCCCGGAACCACTTTTCATCTGGCATTACCTGTCTGCCAAGAACCATGA
- a CDS encoding DUF1722 domain-containing protein: protein MRTDTVRIGVNQMVQSGESVANGRQPMGRERVSPIFPEGVELIPLAEKTEREGPRYPGLKGVARASGRWASGGEPRARVRREYQRRERAIRRWRELFERADPVSALKAFHEEQGPVVMARAPREHARLSTLVTAAEAGTYPAEQIARSYLEAYLGALREPVTKEGLGAVLGTAWDELSPHVSQAERRQLGQVIWAFLRGRIPLDSVLHRTEELLIRNGLADSAGRLRSQLDERDGVYSDYDNQTSKGVDSEL, encoded by the coding sequence ATGCGCACCGACACAGTCCGTATCGGGGTCAATCAGATGGTGCAGTCAGGAGAGTCCGTGGCGAACGGGCGGCAGCCCATGGGGAGGGAGCGGGTGAGCCCGATCTTTCCGGAGGGCGTGGAGCTGATTCCGCTTGCAGAGAAGACGGAACGCGAGGGACCCCGATATCCAGGGCTGAAGGGGGTCGCGCGGGCCTCCGGGCGGTGGGCCTCGGGTGGAGAGCCGAGGGCGCGGGTCCGACGGGAATACCAACGCCGGGAGCGGGCCATACGGCGCTGGCGGGAGCTGTTCGAGAGGGCCGACCCGGTTTCCGCCCTCAAGGCCTTTCACGAGGAGCAGGGGCCGGTCGTGATGGCCCGGGCCCCGCGGGAGCACGCGCGGCTCTCCACCCTGGTCACCGCGGCGGAGGCCGGTACCTACCCCGCGGAGCAGATCGCGCGCTCCTATCTGGAGGCCTACCTGGGGGCCCTGCGGGAACCCGTAACCAAAGAGGGCCTCGGCGCCGTTCTGGGCACGGCGTGGGACGAGCTCTCCCCCCATGTGTCGCAAGCGGAGCGTCGCCAGCTGGGCCAAGTGATCTGGGCCTTCCTGCGGGGGCGTATTCCTTTGGACAGCGTCCTGCACCGGACGGAGGAGCTGCTCATCCGGAACGGCCTCGCCGACTCGGCCGGCCGGTTACGGAGCCAGCTCGATGAACGCGACGGCGTGTATTCCGACTATGACAACCAAACCTCGAAGGGGGTCGACAGTGAGCTTTAA
- a CDS encoding helix-turn-helix domain-containing protein, translating into MTAHRRPRTAAVESLGAECDRCSNLPACLAGHLDDNERRNLDARILRGRPLSKGEEAFEQDDTFECLYLLRSGLMETFHTDSRGQATITGFHLPGDILGLDAIAQGRHTETARALDTTSICALPFTVAMSGRSGSLHTELLRAMSQRIARNGTRHRLFSRRSALYRIAHFLAELHRRTPTSAASAATFRIPKRDLANFLGLAPETLSRGLARLHELELVEVSKRGFKVRDAEGLENMTREELE; encoded by the coding sequence ATGACAGCACACAGGCGCCCTCGAACGGCCGCCGTCGAATCCCTGGGCGCGGAATGCGACCGGTGCAGCAACCTGCCCGCGTGCCTGGCGGGCCACCTGGACGACAACGAGCGCCGGAACCTGGACGCTCGCATCCTGCGGGGCCGTCCACTAAGCAAGGGCGAGGAGGCCTTCGAGCAGGACGACACCTTCGAATGCCTCTACCTGCTGCGGTCCGGCCTCATGGAGACCTTTCACACCGACTCCAGGGGCCAGGCCACCATCACCGGCTTCCATCTGCCCGGGGACATCCTGGGCCTGGACGCCATCGCCCAGGGCCGGCACACGGAGACCGCCCGGGCACTGGACACCACCAGCATCTGCGCCCTGCCCTTCACCGTGGCCATGTCGGGCCGCTCCGGCAGCCTGCACACCGAGCTGCTACGGGCCATGAGCCAGCGCATCGCGCGCAACGGCACCCGGCATCGCCTCTTCAGCAGGCGCTCGGCCCTCTACCGAATCGCGCACTTCCTTGCGGAGCTGCACCGCCGGACCCCGACCTCGGCGGCCTCCGCGGCCACCTTCCGCATCCCCAAGCGGGACCTCGCCAATTTCCTCGGCCTGGCCCCGGAGACTCTGAGCCGCGGGCTGGCCCGCCTCCACGAGCTGGAACTGGTGGAGGTGTCCAAGCGGGGCTTCAAGGTGCGGGATGCGGAGGGCCTGGAGAACATGACCCGGGAGGAGCTGGAATGA
- a CDS encoding CBS domain-containing protein, translated as MSAATRSVLPPQGIGQYCNRDVAVTERERSIRDAARLMRNHHVGDLVVVERFEGEVIPVGIVTDRDLVVEVLAEEVGVDEVTVGDVMSAEPALAREEDDLWETLLRMQSWGVRRLPVVSASGELQGIITVDDLLELFTEYMHDLVKVVTRERERELVRRGSK; from the coding sequence ATGAGCGCCGCCACCCGCTCCGTCCTCCCGCCCCAGGGCATCGGCCAGTACTGCAACCGGGATGTGGCGGTCACGGAGCGGGAGCGCTCCATCCGCGACGCGGCCCGCCTCATGCGCAACCACCACGTGGGCGACCTGGTGGTGGTGGAGCGCTTCGAGGGGGAGGTGATCCCGGTGGGGATCGTCACGGACCGCGACTTGGTGGTGGAGGTGCTGGCGGAAGAGGTAGGGGTGGACGAGGTTACCGTGGGCGATGTCATGAGCGCCGAGCCGGCCCTGGCCCGCGAGGAGGACGACCTCTGGGAGACCCTGCTGCGCATGCAGAGCTGGGGGGTGCGGCGGCTGCCGGTGGTGAGCGCCTCGGGGGAGCTCCAGGGCATCATCACCGTGGACGACCTCCTCGAGCTTTTCACCGAGTACATGCACGACTTGGTCAAGGTGGTGACCCGGGAGCGCGAGCGCGAGCTGGTACGGCGCGGGTCCAAATAG
- a CDS encoding efflux RND transporter permease subunit: MNVTDIFIRRPVLATVVSLLIVLLGVRSFQLLNVREYPETTNAVVTVSTAYPGADAELIKGFITAPLEEAIATADGIDYLESTSVQGTSQIQAHIELNYDPYKALTQISSKVDQVRSELPEASEEPTLNVEVGETTATMYINFHSEELETNQVTDYLNRVVQPELNTVLGVQEAELLGGRPFALRAWLKPDRMAAVGVSPADVRRVLEANNHLAGVGRTKGSMVSVRLKSETSIHSVEAFEDLVVKRTDAGTIRLSDVADVELGAETYENQVVFKGTPGTFIGIQVTPTANPLDVVPRVRETLAELEPQYPATLEHTVVYDATDFIEESITQVQKTLLEAFLIVVVVIFLFLGSLRAVAIPVVAVPLSLVGAGFLMLAFGYSVNILTLLAMVLAIGLVVDDAIIVVENVHRHIENGERPYDAAIYGARELAGPIVAMTLTLVAVFAPIGFMGGVTGTLFSEFAYSLAGAVVISGIVALTLSPMMASRMLKSDEESGSRLAAFLDQAFDKLRWAYERLLHRTLNYTPVWVVFAVAVLGSVFFLYTGAQNELAPDEDQGSLFVMSTGAPDATLDQTRMWTDMYNPIFESFEETAVYFNANGISPGGPPAPNSAFSIMRLKPWSERERTVMDLKQELQGKLGSVPGLDPAVFLPPALPGSGGGLPVQFVIGTTDDPAVLNEVSQELKKAAEESGLFAFVDTDLKYDLPQARIQVDRDKVADLGLTMQEVGNEVASMLGGAYVNRFSIQGRSYKVIPQVQRVDRLNPEQLESYHIEAPDGSMIPLSTVVSLEREVQPEQLNRFNQLNSATVSAAPMPGVTMGQALEFLESKADEIFPRGYSIDYAGQSRNYVEEGAQLVTTFFLALALIFLMLAALYESWRDPLVMLVSVPMSVAGALIFLFLGLATVNIYTQIGLVTLIGLISKHGILIVQFANQLQEEGYSKRRAIEDAAGIRLRPVLMTAAAMVFAALPLVLSSGAGAESRYALGLVITTGLSIGTLFTLFVVPTMYMVLGKEHGRGEAEEPAS; this comes from the coding sequence ATGAACGTCACCGACATCTTCATCCGGCGCCCGGTGCTGGCCACGGTGGTCAGCCTGCTGATCGTCCTGCTCGGCGTGCGCTCCTTCCAGCTGCTGAACGTGCGCGAGTACCCCGAGACCACCAACGCGGTGGTCACGGTCAGCACCGCCTACCCCGGCGCCGACGCCGAGCTCATCAAGGGCTTTATCACCGCGCCGCTGGAGGAGGCCATCGCCACAGCGGACGGCATCGATTACCTGGAGTCCACCTCCGTCCAGGGCACCAGCCAGATCCAGGCCCACATCGAGCTCAACTACGACCCCTACAAGGCCCTGACCCAGATCTCCTCCAAGGTGGACCAGGTGCGCTCGGAGCTGCCCGAGGCCAGCGAGGAGCCCACCCTGAACGTGGAGGTGGGCGAAACCACCGCCACCATGTACATCAACTTCCACAGCGAGGAGCTGGAGACCAACCAGGTCACCGACTACCTGAACCGGGTGGTGCAGCCGGAGCTGAACACCGTGCTCGGCGTGCAGGAGGCGGAGCTGCTGGGCGGGCGGCCCTTCGCCCTGCGCGCCTGGCTCAAACCGGACCGGATGGCCGCGGTGGGGGTGAGCCCCGCCGACGTGCGGCGGGTGCTGGAGGCCAACAACCACTTGGCGGGGGTGGGGCGCACCAAGGGCTCCATGGTCAGCGTCCGCCTCAAGTCGGAGACCAGCATCCACTCCGTGGAGGCGTTCGAGGACCTGGTGGTGAAGCGCACCGATGCGGGCACCATCCGCCTGTCGGACGTGGCCGACGTGGAGCTGGGCGCCGAGACCTACGAGAACCAGGTGGTGTTCAAGGGGACGCCCGGCACCTTTATCGGCATCCAGGTGACCCCCACCGCCAACCCCCTCGACGTGGTGCCGCGCGTGCGGGAGACCCTGGCGGAGCTGGAGCCTCAGTATCCGGCCACGCTGGAGCACACGGTGGTCTACGACGCCACGGACTTCATCGAGGAGTCCATCACCCAGGTGCAGAAGACCCTCCTTGAGGCCTTCCTCATCGTTGTGGTGGTGATCTTCCTGTTCCTGGGGTCGTTGCGTGCCGTGGCCATCCCGGTGGTGGCCGTGCCCCTCTCCCTGGTGGGGGCGGGCTTTCTCATGCTGGCCTTCGGCTACTCGGTGAACATCCTCACCCTGCTGGCCATGGTGCTCGCCATCGGGCTGGTGGTGGACGACGCCATCATCGTGGTGGAGAACGTTCACCGCCACATCGAGAACGGCGAGCGGCCCTACGACGCCGCCATCTACGGCGCCCGCGAGCTGGCCGGGCCCATCGTCGCCATGACCCTCACCCTGGTGGCGGTGTTCGCGCCCATCGGCTTCATGGGCGGCGTCACCGGCACCCTGTTCTCGGAGTTCGCCTACTCCCTGGCCGGGGCGGTGGTGATCTCGGGGATCGTGGCCCTGACCCTGTCGCCCATGATGGCCTCGCGCATGCTCAAGTCCGACGAGGAGAGCGGCAGCCGCCTGGCCGCCTTCCTGGACCAGGCCTTCGACAAGCTGCGCTGGGCCTACGAGCGGCTCCTGCACCGGACCCTGAACTACACCCCGGTGTGGGTGGTGTTCGCCGTGGCCGTGCTGGGCAGCGTCTTCTTCCTGTACACCGGCGCCCAGAACGAGCTGGCCCCGGACGAGGACCAGGGCTCCCTGTTCGTGATGTCCACCGGGGCACCGGATGCGACCCTGGACCAGACGCGCATGTGGACCGACATGTACAACCCCATCTTCGAGTCCTTCGAGGAGACGGCGGTCTACTTCAACGCCAACGGGATCTCCCCCGGCGGCCCGCCGGCGCCCAACAGCGCCTTCTCCATCATGCGCCTGAAGCCCTGGAGCGAGCGCGAGCGCACCGTGATGGACCTGAAGCAGGAGCTGCAGGGCAAGCTGGGCTCGGTCCCGGGACTGGACCCGGCGGTGTTCCTGCCGCCGGCGCTACCGGGCTCCGGCGGCGGGCTTCCCGTGCAGTTCGTCATCGGCACCACCGACGATCCCGCGGTGCTGAACGAGGTCTCGCAGGAGCTGAAGAAGGCGGCCGAGGAGTCGGGCCTGTTCGCCTTCGTCGACACCGACCTCAAGTACGATCTGCCCCAGGCGCGCATCCAGGTGGACCGGGACAAGGTGGCCGATCTCGGCCTCACCATGCAGGAGGTGGGCAACGAGGTGGCCTCCATGCTCGGCGGCGCCTACGTGAACCGCTTCAGCATCCAGGGCCGTTCCTACAAGGTGATTCCCCAGGTGCAGCGGGTGGACCGCCTGAACCCGGAGCAGCTGGAGAGCTACCACATCGAGGCCCCCGACGGCTCCATGATCCCGCTGTCCACGGTGGTCTCCCTGGAGCGGGAGGTGCAGCCGGAGCAGCTCAACCGCTTCAACCAGCTCAACAGCGCCACGGTCTCCGCTGCGCCCATGCCCGGGGTCACCATGGGGCAGGCCCTGGAGTTCCTGGAGTCCAAGGCGGACGAGATCTTCCCGCGAGGGTACAGCATCGACTACGCCGGGCAGTCGCGGAACTACGTGGAGGAGGGCGCCCAGCTGGTGACCACCTTCTTCCTGGCCCTGGCGCTGATCTTCCTGATGCTGGCCGCCCTCTACGAGAGCTGGCGGGACCCGCTGGTGATGCTGGTCTCCGTGCCCATGTCCGTCGCCGGGGCCCTCATCTTCCTGTTCCTCGGCTTGGCCACGGTGAACATCTACACCCAGATCGGCCTGGTGACCCTCATCGGCCTGATCAGCAAGCACGGCATCCTGATCGTGCAGTTCGCCAACCAGCTCCAGGAGGAGGGCTACTCCAAGCGCCGCGCCATCGAGGATGCCGCCGGCATCCGGCTGCGTCCCGTGCTCATGACCGCCGCGGCCATGGTCTTCGCCGCCCTGCCGCTGGTGCTGTCCAGCGGGGCGGGCGCGGAGAGCCGCTACGCCCTGGGCCTAGTGATCACCACCGGTCTGTCCATCGGTACCCTGTTCACCCTCTTCGTGGTGCCCACCATGTACATGGTCCTGGGCAAGGAACACGGGCGCGGGGAGGCGGAAGAGCCCGCATCCTGA
- a CDS encoding efflux RND transporter periplasmic adaptor subunit, with protein MIKRMILMVLALAVVFGGIFGWKFYQGMLMQEYMASQKPPPVTVTTEEAKAETWQPELKAVASLRADNGVAVSPELDGRVAEIAFDSGQEVDEGDLLVAQSTATEEAELERLRARRDLAEARLRRQRKLVQQNQTSQEAVDEAAAELQSLEAQIEGQRALIAKKHIRAPFAGVLGIRHVDRGQFVSPGQDLVTIQALEPLHADFDLPQQSLGRVRVGMPVRLTVDTFPDRTFEGEVTAIEPEVAQETRNFPVRATLPNEDRALRPGMFAQAAVQLPEQRDVITLPQTAVSTDPYGESVFIVEEAEGEEDAPTVTKRFVRTGERRGDQVAIEDGVEPGETVVTSGQLKLEEGARIRVDNSVQPANDPDPQPANK; from the coding sequence ATGATCAAGCGCATGATCCTTATGGTGCTTGCCCTCGCCGTCGTCTTCGGGGGCATCTTCGGCTGGAAGTTCTACCAGGGCATGCTCATGCAGGAGTACATGGCCTCCCAAAAGCCGCCTCCGGTGACGGTGACCACCGAGGAGGCGAAAGCGGAGACCTGGCAGCCGGAGCTGAAGGCGGTGGCGAGCCTGCGGGCGGATAACGGGGTGGCCGTGAGCCCGGAGCTGGATGGGCGGGTGGCGGAGATCGCCTTCGATTCCGGCCAGGAGGTGGATGAGGGCGATCTTCTGGTGGCCCAGAGCACCGCCACCGAGGAGGCTGAGCTGGAGCGGCTGCGGGCCCGCCGGGATCTCGCCGAGGCCCGGCTGCGTCGCCAGCGCAAGCTGGTCCAGCAGAACCAGACCTCCCAGGAGGCGGTGGACGAGGCGGCGGCCGAGCTGCAGAGCCTGGAAGCCCAGATCGAGGGGCAGCGCGCCCTCATCGCCAAGAAGCACATCCGGGCCCCCTTCGCCGGGGTGCTGGGCATCCGGCACGTGGACCGCGGCCAGTTCGTTTCCCCGGGGCAGGACCTGGTGACCATTCAGGCGCTGGAGCCCCTGCATGCGGATTTCGACCTGCCGCAGCAGAGCCTGGGCCGGGTGCGCGTGGGTATGCCGGTGCGCCTCACCGTGGACACCTTCCCGGACCGGACCTTCGAGGGCGAGGTCACGGCCATCGAGCCCGAGGTGGCCCAGGAGACCCGCAACTTCCCCGTGCGCGCCACCTTGCCCAACGAGGACAGGGCCCTGCGCCCGGGCATGTTCGCCCAGGCGGCGGTGCAGCTTCCCGAGCAGCGGGACGTGATCACCCTGCCGCAGACCGCCGTCTCCACCGACCCCTACGGCGAATCGGTGTTCATCGTGGAGGAGGCCGAGGGCGAGGAGGACGCCCCAACCGTCACAAAGCGCTTCGTGCGCACCGGCGAGCGCCGTGGCGACCAGGTGGCCATCGAGGACGGCGTGGAGCCCGGCGAGACGGTGGTCACCAGCGGCCAGCTCAAGCTGGAAGAGGGGGCCCGCATCCGGGTGGACAACAGCGTCCAGCCCGCCAACGATCCCGATCCCCAACCGGCGAACAAGTAG